The window TGGGTCAGTGTACATTGTCTTCACCTTCTTCCATACGGTATCAGCATCGTCAGAGAGATAGATACAGTTACCAAGACTCTTACTCATCTTCTCCTTACCATCTGTACCAGGCAGACGACGTGCTGTAGCGTTCTCTGGCAACATAATAGCAGGCTCAACGAGTACTGGTGCATAAATCTGATTGAAGCGACGTACGAGTTCACGTGTCAACTCCAACATAGGCTCTTGATCCTCACCTGCAGGGACAGTAGTAGCCTTGAAAGCTGCAATATCAGCAGCCTGAGAAACAGGATAAGCAAAGAAGCCCATTGGGATATTTGCTTCAAAATTGCGCATCTTAATCTCAGTCTTCACCGTTGGGTTACGCTGAACTCGGCTTACACTGACAAGATTCATCAAGAAAGTGGTCAGTTCAGCTATTTCAGGAATCTGACTCTGTATGTAGAGTGTACATTTCTCTGGACTCAAGCCAGCAGAGAGATAATCTAAAGCTACCTCAATAATATTCTGTCGAATCTTCTCTGGGTTGTCAGCATTATCTGTCAACGCCTGTACGTCTGCCATAAAGACAAACATCTTATCGTAGTCTCCGAGGTTCTGAAGTTCCACACGACGGCGGAGAGAACCCACGTAGTGACCCAAGTGAAGTTTACCAGTAGGGCGGTCACCTGTTAAAATAATCTTTCCCATGTATATATTTCTGTTTTATTCGTTATGTGTATCGTTGAAGTTACTCATCGTGTCCCGGTACAGCAATGGTATCTGTGCTTTCTTCTGGCTGTTCTTCAACTTGCTCTTCTTCCTTCTGTTCAGGCGCTGCTGGAGCTGTTGCCACAGTATCAACAGATGGAGTTTGCTCTACTTCAATAGGAGATTCATATGGAATCGTATCGTTAGGGATGCTATCAGTCACAGGTGTTTCTGGCGAAGAAGAGCCGAAAGTGAAATAAGCACCTACACCACCAGCCAATAGAAGTAGACCAATAACAACGCCCCAAAGTATTGCATTGCTGCCTTTCTTGTGCGTTTCTCCTTGTACCTGCTGTGCCTGTGGGGTAAAGCCTGTA is drawn from Prevotella melaninogenica and contains these coding sequences:
- the trpS gene encoding tryptophan--tRNA ligase codes for the protein MGKIILTGDRPTGKLHLGHYVGSLRRRVELQNLGDYDKMFVFMADVQALTDNADNPEKIRQNIIEVALDYLSAGLSPEKCTLYIQSQIPEIAELTTFLMNLVSVSRVQRNPTVKTEIKMRNFEANIPMGFFAYPVSQAADIAAFKATTVPAGEDQEPMLELTRELVRRFNQIYAPVLVEPAIMLPENATARRLPGTDGKEKMSKSLGNCIYLSDDADTVWKKVKTMYTDPTHLNVSDPGHVEGNAVFTYLDAFSTDEDFAEFWPEFQNLDELKAAYTAGGIGDMKCKKLLNSVLNKMLDPIRARRHEYEQDIPEIYNILKKGSLEARETAAQTMDEVRAAMQINYFEDTDLIQSQAERFRQK